The following are encoded together in the Silene latifolia isolate original U9 population unplaced genomic scaffold, ASM4854445v1 scaffold_243, whole genome shotgun sequence genome:
- the LOC141638980 gene encoding uncharacterized protein LOC141638980, with the protein MRKPELSGRMVKWSVHLSGYDLKFEPRTAIKSQALADFMSDFSPILQEQADSEILTLSEAKGEQVWEFHVCGASNTKGAGVGRVLKSPQGEQIIQAVRCEFKATNNEAELEALILGLQLALELQISRIEVYSDSKLIVNHVNNVYTARDPKMIAYLEVAKELKLRFASFHIQQIPRDQNVEADALATLGAAFTPGVVGTLPFIHVMKPAIRQNE; encoded by the coding sequence ATGAGGAAACCCGAACTGTCAGGGAGAATGGTTAAGTGGTCTGTCCACCTAAGTGGGTACGACCTGAAATTTGAACCCCGAACAGCCATAAAGTCCCAAGCCCTAGCTGACTTTATGTCAGACTTTAGTCCCATCCTTCAAGAACAAGCCGACAGTGAAATCTTGACCCTAAGTGAGGCTAAAGGGGAGCAGGTATGGGAGTTTCATGTTTGTGGGGCATCCAATACGAAGGGAGCAGGGGTAGGACGGGTCCTGAAATCACCTCAAGGGGAACAGATAATACAGGCAGTACGATGTGAGTTCAAAGCAACGAATAACGAGGCTGAATTAGAGGCCCTAATCTTAGGACTCCAATTAGCCTTAGAATTGCAAATCAGCCGCATCGAGGTGTATAGTGACTCCAAACTGATCGTAAACCATGTGAATAACGTATACACGGCCAGGGATCCTAAAATGATAGCCTACCTGGAAGTGGCGAAGGAGCTCAAACTCCGCTTTGCCTCCTTCCACATCCAGCAGATACCAAGGGATCAGAATGTTGAAGCGGATGCTCTTGCCACCCTCGGAGCAGCCTTCACTCCAGGGGTAGTGGGTACTCTACCATTCATACATGTCATGAAACCTGCCATACGTCAGAATGAATAG